A window of Castanea sativa cultivar Marrone di Chiusa Pesio chromosome 1, ASM4071231v1 contains these coding sequences:
- the LOC142616896 gene encoding calmodulin-binding protein 60 B: MQTRLMERTNSMRGKRSLDGGGGGGDDEQPERKRPALASVIVEALKVDSLQKLCSSLEPILRRVVSEEVERALAKLGPARLNGRSSPKRIEGPDGRNLQLHFKSRLSLPLFTGGKVEGEQGAAIHVVLIDASTGVVVTSGPEASVKLDVVVLEGDFNNEDDEDWTQEEFESHVVKEREGKRPLLTGDLQVTLKEGVGTVGELTFTDNSSWIRSRKFRLGLKVASGFCEGIHIREAKTEAFTVKDHRGELYKKHYPPALNDDVWRLEKIGKDGSFHKRLNQAGIFTVEEFLRLVVRDQQKLRNILGSGMSNKMWEALLEHAKTCVMSGKYYIYYQDDTRNAGVVFNNIYELSGLINGEQYFSADSLSDNQKVYVDALVKKAYDNWDQVVEYDGKSLMSFKQNKRSGTSRNDQNMGIVDYSNALDHQLPLPRLPVPLEQPPMDSGLPVGGYNDNLATRYSTQPQIVNSNSRSQFDSTSFVPHDHMITNSHQPQSTRNNNSAVGLALGPPQPSTSGFQNINSTLTPATLNPFDDWSQNRDKGVEDFFSEEEIRIRSHEMLENEDMQHLLRLFSMGGHASINVPEDTYQFAPYVQSPVPSFDEDRGRSGKAVVGWLKIKAAMRWGFFIRKKAAEKRAQLVELDDE, translated from the exons ATGCAGACTAGGTTAATGGAGAGGACTAATTCCATGAGAGGGAAGAGGAGTTTGgatggtggtggaggtggaggagaTGACGAGCAGCCGGAGCGGAAGCGGCCTGCTCTTGCTAG TGTAATTGTTGAGGCCCTGAAGGTGGACAGTTTGCAAAAGCTCTGCTCGTCTTTGGAACCTATTCTTCGTAGAGTT GTCAGTGAAGAAGTGGAACGTGCTTTGGCAAAGTTAGGCCCTGCTAGACTCAATGGAAG GTCTTCCCCAAAACGAATTGAAGGTCCAGATGGACGAAACTTGCAGCTGCACTTTAAGTCCAGATTGTCTCTTCCTCTCTTCACAGGAGGGAAAGTAGAAGGCGAGCAGGGTGCTGCAATCCATGTCGTTTTGATTGATGCAAGCACTGGCGTTGTTGTGACATCTGGACCTGAAGCCTCTGTCAAACTAGACGTTGTTGTGCTTGAAGGTGATTTTAATAATGAGGATGATGAAGACTGGACTCAAGAAGAGTTTGAAAGTCATGTGGTGAAAGAGCGTGAAGGTAAGAGGCCTTTGTTGACTGGAGACCTACAAGTGACACTCAAGGAAGGGGTAGGGACGGTGGGGGAGCTCACGTTTACAGATAACTCAAGTTGGATAAGGAGCAGGAAGTTCAGGCTTGGCTTGAAGGTTGCCTCTGGATTTTGTGAGGGCATACACATACGTGAAGCAAAGACAGAAGCTTTTACTGTTAAAGATCACAGAGGGGAAT TGTACAAGAAACACTATCCACCTGCATTAAATGATGACGTATGGAGATTAGAGAAAATTGGCAAGGATGGGTCATTCCACAAGAGGCTAAATCAGGCAGGAATATTCACGGTTGAAGAGTTTCTTCGGCTTGTGGTCCGAGATCAGCAAAAACTTCGGAAT ATCCTTGGAAGTGGAATGTCAAATAAAATGTGGGAAGCTCTCTTAGAGCATGCAAAGACCTGTGTCATGAGTGGGAAGTATTATATTTACTATCAAGATGATACAAGAAATGCTGGTGTTGTTTTTAACAACATCTATGAACTGAGTGGCCTTATTAATGGGGAGCAATATTTTTCTGCTGATTCTCTTTCTGACAACCAGAAG GTATATGTGGATGCATTGGTGAAGAAAGCCTATGACAATTGGGACCAAGTTGTAGAATATGATGGCAAGTCACTTATGAGCTTCAAGCAGAATAAGAGGTCCGGTACATCGCGGAATGACCAAAACATGGGGATAGTTGATTACTCTAATGCATTAGATCATCAACTGCCACTACCACGCTTGCCAGTTCCTTTGGAGCAACCTCCAATGGATTCCGGCTTACCAGTTGGAG GGTATAATGATAACCTGGCAACAAGGTATTCAACACAGCCGCAGAttgtaaattcaaattctcGTAGCCAATTTGATAGCACTTCATTTGTACCACATGACCATATGATCACCAATTCTCACCAGCCCCAGAGCACAAGAAATAATAACAGTGCTGTTGGGCTGGCCCTTGGTCCCCCACAACCATCTACATCAGGATTTCAGAATATCAACTCTACACTTACACCAGCTACTCTTAATCCTTTTGATGACTGGTCACAAAACCGGGACAAGGGAGTCGAAGACTTCTTTTCTGAGGAAGAGATTCGCATTAGAAGTCATGAGATGCTTGAGAATGAGGATATGCAGCACCTGCTCCGACTCTTCAGTATGGGAGGTCATGCCTCCATTAATGTGCCGGAGGATACGTATCAGTTCGCACCATACGTGCAATCACCAGTGCCAAGCTTTGATGAGGATCGTGGCCGATCTGGAAAAGCTGTTGTTGGGTGGCTGAAGATAAAGGCGGCTATGAGGTGGGGCTTCTTTATCAGGAAGAAAGCAGCTGAGAAGCGGGCTCAGCTTGTTGAGTTAGATGATGAATAG
- the LOC142642975 gene encoding xyloglucan endotransglucosylase/hydrolase protein 22-like: MASSSTSSSVKFMVLLPILVSSLIVATVGNLNQNFDITWGDGRANIFNNGELLTLKLDKASGSGFQSKNEYLFGKIDMQLKLVPGNSAGTVTAYYLSSKGSTWDEIDFEFLGNLSGDPYILHTNVFSQGKGNREQQFYLWFDPTADFHTYSILWNPQRIIYSVDGTPIREFKNSETIGVPFPKNQPMRIYSSLWNADDWATRGGLVKTDWSQAPFTASYRNFKADACTWSSGASSCSSTTPSPSNNSSSWLSQELDSSSQERLKWVQKNYMIYNYCSDTKRFSQGLPPECSA; the protein is encoded by the exons atggcttcttcttccactTCTTCTAGTGTTAAATTCATGGTTCTTCTGCCTATACTTGTTAGTTCTTTGATAGTTGCTACTGTTGGCAACTTGAACCAAAACTTTGACATTACATGGGGAGATGGCCGGGCTAACATATTCAACAATGGTGAGCTTCTTACTCTCAAACTTGACAAAGCCTCTGGCTCAGGATTCCAATCCAAGAATGAGTATCTCTTTGGAAAGATAGATATGCAGCTCAAGTTAGTTCCTGGAAACTCTGCTGGCACTGTTACTGCCTACTAT TTATCTTCTAAAGGATCAACATGGGATGAGATAGACTTTGAGTTCTTGGGAAATCTTAGCGGTGATCCTTACATCCTTCACACTAATGTCTTCAGCCAAGGCAAAGGCAACAGAGAGCAACAGTTCTATCTCTGGTTTGACCCAACTGCAGATTTTCACACCTATTCCATCCTTTGGAATCCCCAGCGCATTAT ATACTCTGTGGATGGCACTCCCATTAGAGAGTTCAAGAACTCAGAGACCATTGGGGTTCCATTTCCAAAGAACCAGCCAATGAGGATATACTCTAGTCTCTGGAATGCTGATGATTGGGCAACAAGAGGTGGACTTGTCAAGACAGACTGGAGCCAAGCACCATTTACTGCTTCATACAGAAACTTCAAAGCTGATGCTTGTACATGGTCTTCTGGAGCATCTTCTTGTAGTTCAACTACTCCTTCACCTTCCAACAATAGTAGTTCATGGCTTTCGCAAGAGCTGGACAGTTCAAGTCAAGAGAGGCTGAAATGGGTGCAGAAGAACTACATGATATACAATTACTGCTCAGACACTAAGAGATTTTCCCAGGGCCTCCCTCCTGAATGTAGCGCTTGA